A genomic region of Ochotona princeps isolate mOchPri1 chromosome 17, mOchPri1.hap1, whole genome shotgun sequence contains the following coding sequences:
- the LOC101523213 gene encoding C-C motif chemokine 3-like encodes MVPDTLSMAYSWASCRPPRPVATANSSVLFQFFLTLDSGYPELQDWLLFPTVTRNLSVLPLLVGANTPTACCFLYISRQIPCKFVNDYYETSSQCYKPGIIFQTKRDCQVCADPSETWVQEYISELEMNA; translated from the exons ATGGTACCAGACACCCTGTCCATGG CTTACTCCTGGGCCTCTTGTCGCCCTCCCCGCCCTGTCGCCACTGCGAACTCTTCTGTGCTGTTCCAGTTCTTCCTGACCCTCGACAGTGGGTACCCGGAACTGCAGGACTGGCTTCTCTTCCCAACAGTGACCAGAAACCTTTCTGTCTTGCCTCTCCTAGTTGGTGCCAACACCCCGACCGCCTGCTGCTTCCTGTACATCTCCCGGCAGATTCCATGCAAGTTTGTGAATGACTACTATGAGACCAGCAGCCAGTGCTACAAGCCAGGCATCAT CTTCCAGACCAAGAGAGACTGCCAGGTCTGTGCTGACCCCAGTGAGACCTGGGTCCAGGAGTACATCTCTGAACTGGAGATGAATGcctga